The window GCGTACACGTACTTGCCCTCGACGTAGCCGCCGTCGCCGTCGGTCTTGCTGACCTGGTTGCGGATGAGGTGGGCGGTCAGGTCGAGCTGCTTGCCGTCGCGCTCGACGGTGAGGGTGACGTCCTTGCCGGGGTTGGCGCGGATGTCGGCCTGGAGGGTGGACCAGTCGGTGATCTTCTCGCCGTTGAACGCGAGGATCTTGTCACCGCCCTGGAGCCCGGCGGCCTTGGCGGGCGCGGCCGTGTCGCTCTTCTGGCACTCGGAGCGGTTCTCGCTCTGCTCGATGACGCAGTCGGAGACCTTGCCGACCGTGGTCGTCTGGGTCTGGATGCCGAAGGTCATCATCACGCCGAGGAAGATCGCGACGGCCAGGATCAGGTTCATGAAGGGGCCGGCGAACATCACGATGACGCGCTTCCACGGCTTGCGTGTGTAGAAGAGGCGTTTCTCGTCGCCCGGCTGGAGTTCCTCGAAGGACTGGGCCCTGGCGTCCTCGATCATGCCGCGCCACGGCGAGGTGGAGCGGGCCTCGACACGGCCGTCGGGGCCGGGCGGGAACATCCCGATCATGCGGATGTAGCCGCCGAGGGGAATCGCCTTGACCCCGTACTCCGTGTCGCCCTTCTTGCGCGACCAGATGGTCGGGCCGAAGCCGACCATGTACTGCGGCACGCGAATGCCGAACAGCTTGGCCGTGGAGAGATGCCCCAGCTCGTGCCAGGCGATCGAGATGAGCAGGCCGATCGCGAAGACGACTATGCCGAGGATCATCATCAGGGTCGTCATGCACGAGCCTCCGCCGTTGTCGTGGCTGTCGCTGTTGCTGTGGTCTGGGCTGTCAGTTCACGGGCCCGGGCGCGCGCCCAGGTCTCCGCATCGAGGACGTCCGGGACGGTGAGCGAGGTTCCCGTACGAGGAGTGCCGTGCTCGGCGACGACCTTCGTGACGGTCTCCATGATTCCGTTGAACGGCAGGGAGCCCTTCAGGAACGCGTCCACGCACTCCTCGTTGGCCGCATTGAACACCGCCGGGGCCGTGCCCGCGAGCTGCCCGACATGCCGGGCGAGCCCCACCGACGGAAACGCGTCGGTGTCGAGCGGGAAGAACTCCCAGGTCGACGCCTTCGACCAGTCGAAGGCGGGCGCCGCGTCGGGGACCCGCTCGGGCCAGCCGAGACCGATGGCGATCGGCCCGCGCATGTCGGGGGGCGTCGCCTGCGCCATTGTCGATCCGTCCGTGAACTCCACCATCGAGTGGACATACGACTGCGGGTGCACGACCACCTCAATCCGCTCGAAGGGAATGTCGTAGAGGAGGTGCGCCTCGATGACTTCGAGACCCTTGTTGACCAGGGTCGCGGAGTTGATCGTGATGACCGGGCCCATGGCCCAGGTGGGGTGCGCGAGGGCGGCCTCGGGGGTGACGTCGGCCAGCTCGGCCTTCGTACGTCCTCTGAAGGGGCCGCCGGACGCGGTGACGACGAGCTTGCGTACGTCGGCCCTGGTGCCGGAGGCCAGTGCCTGGAAGAGGGCGGCGTGCTCGGAGTCGACCGGGATGATCTGGCCCGGCTTGGCCAGCGCCTTCACCAGCGGGCCGCCGACGATGAGCGACTCCTTGTTGGCGAGCGCGAGAGTGCGACCCGCTTCCAGGGCGGCGAGGGTGGGGGCGAGGCCGATCGAGCCGGTGATGCCGTTCAGGACGGTGTGGCACTCGGAGGCGGCGAGGTGGGTGGCGGCGTCCGCTCCCACGAGGATCTCGGGGAGGGGCTCCCCCGCCCCGTACTGCGCGGACAGTGCCTCGCGCAGCGCCGGTACGACGTCCTCGCGCGCGACGGCGACCGTCCGGACGCGGAGCCGGTGCGCCTGCTCGGCGAGCAGTCCGACCCGCCC is drawn from Streptomyces liliifuscus and contains these coding sequences:
- a CDS encoding M50 family metallopeptidase is translated as MTTLMMILGIVVFAIGLLISIAWHELGHLSTAKLFGIRVPQYMVGFGPTIWSRKKGDTEYGVKAIPLGGYIRMIGMFPPGPDGRVEARSTSPWRGMIEDARAQSFEELQPGDEKRLFYTRKPWKRVIVMFAGPFMNLILAVAIFLGVMMTFGIQTQTTTVGKVSDCVIEQSENRSECQKSDTAAPAKAAGLQGGDKILAFNGEKITDWSTLQADIRANPGKDVTLTVERDGKQLDLTAHLIRNQVSKTDGDGGYVEGKYVYAGFLGFTPASGIVQQSFGQSVDRMGDMMQNGVESLVALPSKVPALWDAAFGDGPREADSPMGVVGAARVGGEVFTLDIPPENQIAMMLFLVAGFNLSLFLFNMLPLLPLDGGHIAGALWESLRRNLAKVLRRPDPGPFDVAKLMPVAYVVAGIFICFTILVLIADVVNPVRIS
- the dxr gene encoding 1-deoxy-D-xylulose-5-phosphate reductoisomerase; amino-acid sequence: MSDSPAPLADPHLVFDPVDGVRDVVILGSTGSIGTQAIDLVLRNPDRFRVTGLSAAGGRVGLLAEQAHRLRVRTVAVAREDVVPALREALSAQYGAGEPLPEILVGADAATHLAASECHTVLNGITGSIGLAPTLAALEAGRTLALANKESLIVGGPLVKALAKPGQIIPVDSEHAALFQALASGTRADVRKLVVTASGGPFRGRTKAELADVTPEAALAHPTWAMGPVITINSATLVNKGLEVIEAHLLYDIPFERIEVVVHPQSYVHSMVEFTDGSTMAQATPPDMRGPIAIGLGWPERVPDAAPAFDWSKASTWEFFPLDTDAFPSVGLARHVGQLAGTAPAVFNAANEECVDAFLKGSLPFNGIMETVTKVVAEHGTPRTGTSLTVPDVLDAETWARARARELTAQTTATATATTTAEARA